The Oryzias melastigma strain HK-1 linkage group LG15, ASM292280v2, whole genome shotgun sequence genome includes the window gatctaaaaaaaaataaaaaaaagtcaaaagtgctgttttgttttaaacttaaaaacattaagGTTTAATACAagattatttttgataaaaataattatttttcactTAAGTTTGCTGGTCTGCTCTCACCACAGGTTCTGTTAAAGCCATCCGGATCTTCTGGTGCTGGATGTTGGAGTCATCCAAACTGATGGTGACCTTAACCTTATCAAATATGTTGAATGTTGTCTGCTCCACCTTAAGAGTAGGACCCTACAAACACATGAGGATACGGTGtcaattaaatattaaacaggAAAATTTCAAGTTCACATCCCGATTTACCTGCTCGTCAAAAACAAGGCTGGGAGCAGCTTTGTCTTTGGAGTCAAAGAAAACGGTTCCCTCCAAGCCGAACTTGGGTATGAGAACGATGATTGCGTTCTTCCTCACAAACAGAACAAATCCTTCTTCGTTCAGTATTCCTCTGTTCTTGAAGAACAactgaaaaagaacatttcagagGGTGTTGGTGTCATTTCCGGATGGATTATTTAGAGAGTTTGTTGATGTTTACCTGAGTGTGGAAGGCCACAGAAGCTCTTTGAGCGTACTGAGACATTTTGTGTCTGTAGTTCAGATTGTTGCAAAGAGCCGACTGCTTGTGCTTATCCATCAAATCTGGGTAGGTGATGTCCGCTCCGATGGAAACGGCCAGCAGGCGGTGCACGATGATATCTGCATATCTGTTGGAGATGCAGCCAAACAGGGAtaagatttatgtaaagaaaagaaattaaataaaaaaatgactgcagGGTTAGATCGTTTTCATACCTTCGAATAGGGGATGTGAAGTGAGTGTAAATGGGTGACGCAAGACCGTAGTGGTGAAAATCGCTGTCCATCCCAGAGCAGAAATAAACGGCTTGCATCATGCAGCGAGTGGCCAAGATGCGCAGCAGCGTGTTGAAGTACGAAAAGCCGTCCACTTTGGCCACATCCAGCGAGTCGGCCAGAGCTTTGGCTGAATCAATGTGGATCTCCACATTCTGCAAAAGGTAGAAGTTTAAAGTAGCTAAAAGAACTAACAAAAAATAGTGATTTTAGGCCCTTAGATGGCTGCTTCTTACAATTACAACTGAGTTAAATATGCGTTTTTGAGTTATTCTAAAAATCCTTGAACGGGTTCTTAAAAATGAAGTGGGGCAAAAAACGATTTAGTCGGCTACCAactgtgcaagttctcccacttatgAGAGAGGCTTGTTATTTTCATCAACTAtcagagacaaaatgagaaaagaaaatcatattttctgatttttaaagaacctatttgcaaattatggtggaaaataaatatttggtcacCTAAAAACGAGTAAGATTTCTGGCTTTCACAGACCTGTaccttcttctgtaagaggatcctctgtacCTGTATTATAGCTcctctatataaaagacacctgtccacaacctctaACAGTCACGCTCCAAACTCCACTACGACCAaggagctgtcaaaggacaccagaaacaaaattgttgacctgcaccttcttctgtaagaggatcctctgtacCTACATTATAGCTcctctatataaaagacacctgtccacaacctcaaacagtcacgctccaaactccactatgaccaaggagctgtcaaaggacaccagaaacaaaattgttgacctgcaccttcttctgtaagaggatcctctgtacCTGTATTATAGCACCTCTGTATAAAAGACatctgtccacaacctcaaacagtcacactccaaactccactacgACCagagagctgtcaaaggacaccagaaacaacctgcaccaggctgggaagTCTGAATCTGCAATAGGAAAATAAACTGTGGGAGAAAAATATTAGGAAATGTAAGACATACTCTCACTCCGTCTTTGACCCCCTATAAGATCTCACCCTGTGAGGTCAATATGAtcacaaaaatcccagaaccgcACGAGAGGATCTAGTGAATAACCTTTAGAGAactgggaccaaagtaacaaagactACTATCAGTAACACACTATGCAGGGACTCAGACGTGTCCCCCTGCTAAAGCCAGAACATGTTCAGATCTGTCTAAAGTTTCTAGAgagcatctggatgatccagaagaggattgagAGAATGTCttatggtcagatgaaaccacaatagaactttttggtcagaactctactgtttggaggagaaagaatgctgatTGCATCTAAAGAACATCAttcctactgtaaagcatgggggtggaagcatcatgctttggggttgtttttcatgCTAAGTGACCATGACGACTGATccatgtaaaggaaagaatgaatgggaTTATTTATGGTCAGATTTAGTGCTGGggaatatggaaaaaaatgtacatcacaatataaaatattatatatcacgatatttgacaataaagtttattttcagatAATCTCTGACAAaatgttgcagcagcttttgtgaaaagttgcaacaaaagttgggatgtttttaatatataattgttttgaaaagcgcaaaaaaaggttaattatgaaataaacttcTCTTTTTACTGTGACAGATACACCAgaaaatacttcatcatcaCAATATACAATGTTCCTGTACTTTCATTTAACTCAAACAGAACtgtgaaacacaaactgaaCTTTTGATCCTCTCTGCTCACCAAAtatttatgttgatttaaacatactttagaataaaacgacattttttcagtgaaaaattataaacttaaaaaacaggatAATAAGATTAATCCTCAGATTTCTCAGAATCTTCCTCTTTATATTTCAAAAGCATCACTGGTGAGTTGCTGGTAGAGGAAGATTGATCTGGTTtgaatgatctgctctgttttagagaaggtTCTCTCAGGTGTCTATAAGTTTGTTGTGGAGGAGGTTCTATAAGGACTAAATTCTTCCTTTGTTTTATCAATTAAAGTGAAATGGTTAATAATTTCCAGAGTTTCTCTCCCGTTCTCTCTTTATGTTAGATACAAATCACGGGGTTTACAACATCACGTAATCCTGGAGGGTTtgatttaatgacatatttgtcgtaataattgatcaaattagttGGAAACGATATAAAAGATAGAGGAGAAATGGCACGATTGATCACCCACACGATATAAATGGTCATATCACCCAGAACTAGTCAGGTTtagagtgaaaacctccttccatcagcagggacattgaagatgaaacacgTTGGGTCATTCAGCAGGATCCCAAACGAAGCCCCGGTAACGAAGGAGAGGCTTCATAAGAAGAAtttccagatctcaaccccatagaaaatctttggagggagttgaagtGTGTTTGGTGACATCCCTActgtagaggagatctgcatggaggaattgACCAAAAACCAGCAATAGTTTGTGGAGACTCACAGAAAACGTTTGCTGTCAAAGTACTGAGTTGTTgttgatcaaatacttatttttacaccataaattacaaatacattatttaataATCAGACNNNNNNNNNNNNNNNNNNNNNNNNNNNNNNNNNNNNNNNNNNNNNNNNNNNNNNNNNNNNNNNNNNNNNNNNNNNNNNNNNNNNNNNNNNNNNNNNNNNNNNNNNNNNNNNNNNNNNNNNNNNNNNNNNNNNNNNNNNNNNNNNNNNNNNNNNNNNNNNNNNNNNNNNNNNNNNNNNNNNNNNNNNNNNNNNNNNNNNNNNNNNNNNNNTGCAGGAgttctccaggtcctagcgccggccgattttagctcgcagctcggaggttggagagccgCCGGCGAGTTAAAGGGctggacgcccgcgcgcggtatggaaaggcacgtatgagaaaatcccattgactgtaaaaataatggacctaTCGAGNNNNNNNNNNNNNNNNNNNNNNNNNNNNNNNNNNNNNNNNNNNNNNNNNNNNNNNNNNNNNNNNNNNNNNNNNNNNNNNNNNNNNNNNNNNNNNNNNNNNNTCGTTGAGGTTCatctatgatgaaaatgaaaggCCTCGCTCATTTTTTACAATTGGTGactaaatcctttttttgctCCACTGTAACATCGATTTCGACTATCTAAAACTCACCTTGGACTTGGCCGCTTTGAGTAAAATGTCATAGTTGGATGGCGGCGGTGCTGGATGTTTCCTCAGCAAAGCACAATCTGGAAATTCATCATAAATCTTCTGCGCCACTGAGACGTTGGCGAGCAACATGAACTCCTCCACCATGGAGTTCGTCTCCCTAGCAACCCAGAGAAGATCTTTAAGCAAAAAtcctaactttattttattcacaaatgcACTTTGAAGGGCTCACATGAGTTCTTTGGTCTGAAGGTCAATGGGGTCGTGAGTTTCACTGTCGATATGAAACCGAACCTCTAAGGACGACAGCGTCAGAGCTctgaaaaattacacaaaaaattaagctaaaacttttttcaaaaaatctgttttcaaatatttcttcTCGTTAGGATCTAGTTCCTCACCCTTTCTCAATCCTCTTCCTTTTGAGGATTTTAGCCAATTTGTTCAAACCCCGCAAACTCTCGGTGATGTCATCCTTCTTGCTGGTGTCGTCGATCCTCATCTGAGCCTCGGCGTAAGTCAAAGACGCCTAAAACAAAGGAGTAAACTGTTGGAATAACTAAAAACAAGgatttggattaaaaaagtgttttctgggAACCCATGTGGACACTTCACCTTGGAGTTGATGACACTTTTCGTGAAATGAGTCTTCAATATTTCTGCTTTGTGGTTCATTTCCCAAATGCATGAAAAAGCCAGCctggtaaaaacaaaagaaagtggAATAAAAGTCTCCATATTTATAGATGCAGACTCTTTTTGGAATTGTAATTCGAAGCGTCCGAGTGTTCAGTCCTCACCTTTCCACGTTGGAGCGTAAAGAACAAAGattggagctgagcagctcaGGAACCATATCAATTCTCTGTTGGGCACAAaagtggaaacatttttaatcgtgtccataaatatttaagctaaagtgaagatcaatcttttatttttttgcattctgtgattgggattttattaaattaaagagataaaacggtttatttgtagtttttggacaaaagcgatcttttattttaataaataaggtgaACTAATGTCATTCTGACTGCTGTTATGCAGCTATcggggggcggagctaaacagctgtctgctattacaaATCCAACGAGGAAAcagaagattattttattttgggatgggacCGACTAACATTTTCTACAATAACAAGCACCAGCGTcgtctaaaaattgcagaaactccGCGGTTCTCCGTGGAAGTCCCGCCCCCcgagcagttcagaatggatggacacgcccccacctgtgtagattccagTCGAGTCGACAcaaaatccagctggatcaaacttctcccataaaaatgttttaatatttttcacaaacacaataaagaaaatttatgagaaaaacgaAAAAGCTgagataaaaaacagaattccaggaaaatgCTAAATGGACAGAAgttcttaggagagaaattcttatttttaggaTGCCTGGAAGCTGAATCCACATAAGAAAGATCccatcatggagctgtgaggtctgtgatgttcctctatcAACAGAAATATACGTGGTTCCAAGAAATCTGGGACTCCAGCctgaattttcttttgtattttcattcaaaaacatgtttattagtttgttggcaaattttattcttgttgtttttataaaattacatctAAAATTGGCCttctatgttttaaaaacacatttttggggtttccacagcaaaataaatcccatttttccccacaaaatgttctgtttttggataattttattctgttgtgtgaataaaacataaaaaatgtgtagtttgCTGATTAATATGAAACCAAATAAGCAGGCAGgtagtttttaaattgaaaatacagaagtaaatttaaaagtagacaaaaaaatgagttttaagcccttaaaagggttaaaaataaaccttctaaatctacaattttgcgtgtgatttcatattgtgattattttcaaataataagtggctggcaaatactggaacaaaaaaaacttaattgcgattaatttttttccagattggcgattaattaattattttttttaatcgattcccggccctagaaaatagataaactctttaagagtattttttatttttataattccAATATGCCAGTAAATTATATTACCAGTAAAAGTATTGGTagaaggagaaaataaataagaattaatTTGACTTACTTTACCGCATAAGTAAACAGTGGTACCGCGGTTAGCAGCCTCTTTATCCAGAGCGTTGCCAGGTCTGATGAAATGACTGACGTCAGCGATGTGAACTCCAACCTACAGCACACAAAGAACCGTCCATGTTCACACCGACCACAAAGAACTTGGGTCTGATCCCGACAGTCTATGTGCACCTCCAGGTTTCCGTTTTCGAGCTCTCGGCAGTGCAGAGCGTCATCGATGTCTGTGCATCCCGGAGGATCCACACTGCACACGGTCAAATGCCTCAGGTCCCGTCTCTTCACCATGTCCTGCAGATAAAACCGAATGATTTATGCACAAACTGGAACAAAACAACCAGAATGTTATTAGATTCTTGTAGACTTGTGACCTCTGGCGTGATGCCCCACGGCATCTTGGGAAGGAAACTGAGCACGTTCTGAGAGAAGGCCTGATGTGGAACGTCATGTTCAAGCagcagcacctcctcctccgTCCCCTTCTCTCCCGCACTTCCCAGACTGCGGACAAAGTGAccctgaagagaaaaaatttgctttaattttccacaatattatctaaaaattgaagaaacTTTGTTGTGTTCCATGAAAGTCCCGCCCCCCGACGCCATGTGAAATGCTTCAGAGACAGACacacccccacctgtgagcagccaATTTGAAATCCAGTTGgatcaaactaaaaaagttgttttattatttttcacaagcataataaagaaagtttatgagaaaaaaaggaaaaatgtaaaatatacagCAGGGATCTTAGGagagaaatcacatttttccagacaaaattttctgtttttggataattttatgtctagtgtgtgaatataacaaggaaaaatgataaaataaaggtagtgttacataggagaggttgtgctgattcaAATTATACCAAATAATCAGCAtagtttttcaaattgaaaatataggtaaattcaaaagtagataaaaacagagttttataCCGTAGGTTCCAAAAGATTAAagataaatgttctaaatgttattatgattatttgcagataataagtggctgacaattactgtaacattttttttaataataataatgtcgattaatttttttccagatttacgATTAAttcgttaatttttttaatcgcttCCCGGCTCGAGAGAATACATAAAACAAGGTTTTACAACACTTTTGCAGCTCACATTTGGATATCTGGAGTTTTTGGGCCAGCCGTCGATCGCCACCATGATCCTCTGGCCTGCAAGTGTGGAAGCCTGACGGGTTTCAATGCGAATGCGAGGGA containing:
- the dis3 gene encoding exosome complex exonuclease RRP44; protein product: MLKSKTFVRKTRAGGVLKVVREHYLRDDIWCGSEACSECKQESTVLQEDAIIESSLCPYPHYLVPDTNVVLHQIDVLEDPVIRNVIILQTVLQEVRHRSAPVYKRLKDMIQAKEKYFYTFTNEHHRETYIEREQGESANDRNDRAIRVAVKWYSQHLKTESNTDGLKVVLLTNDQGNKEKAEENGLVVYKFDEYVKNLTANPELVDRLALSNDEKAEITSSKVLFPEHLPLSKIQSGIKSGTFLQGTFRASRDNYLEATVFVQGEGEDTTEVLIQGLQNLNRAVHQDVVAVQLLPRSEWVSPSAVVLQDDGAAKDDDVDDEEEKALRISAAEAARKPTGKVVGVIKRNWRPFCGMLNLSQIKESTRHLFTPADRRIPRIRIETRQASTLAGQRIMVAIDGWPKNSRYPNGHFVRSLGSAGEKGTEEEVLLLEHDVPHQAFSQNVLSFLPKMPWGITPEDMVKRRDLRHLTVCSVDPPGCTDIDDALHCRELENGNLEVGVHIADVSHFIRPGNALDKEAANRGTTVYLCGKRIDMVPELLSSNLCSLRSNVERLAFSCIWEMNHKAEILKTHFTKSVINSKASLTYAEAQMRIDDTSKKDDITESLRGLNKLAKILKRKRIEKGALTLSSLEVRFHIDSETHDPIDLQTKELMETNSMVEEFMLLANVSVAQKIYDEFPDCALLRKHPAPPPSNYDILLKAAKSKNVEIHIDSAKALADSLDVAKVDGFSYFNTLLRILATRCMMQAVYFCSGMDSDFHHYGLASPIYTHFTSPIRRYADIIVHRLLAVSIGADITYPDLMDKHKQSALCNNLNYRHKMSQYAQRASVAFHTQLFFKNRGILNEEGFVLFVRKNAIIVLIPKFGLEGTVFFDSKDKAAPSLVFDEQGPTLKVEQTTFNIFDKVKVTISLDDSNIQHQKIRMALTEPVIPGVSVAAPDAEPQAKKTKLK